One stretch of Harmonia axyridis chromosome 1, icHarAxyr1.1, whole genome shotgun sequence DNA includes these proteins:
- the LOC123670625 gene encoding homeobox protein HOX3-like codes for MSTPQHQQAQVVPTQITPNNTTKRARTAYTSNQLVELEKEFFTCKYLCRPRRINLARALNLTERQINIWFQNRRMKFKKEQKNKGGSPSTSHPNSPDSQQNPSTNLRTKCNGTMKMPPVYSDYAQINQHIPYLPRPNQYIGRGYNNWAPDCYPEAPIYPQMGNPPYYPGRNYHGSYIPNNSAQNIAHLQNGSKVHVKEKDISSQLTSQEQQILNAGNNSNWLDQNLNISYPILRAVTSTEKKCLSTKHSKKKGFEHQALSTDFHKRLAITKHFVKVIRNFEH; via the coding sequence ATGAGTACTCCACAGCATCAACAAGCTCAAGTAGTCCCCACACAGATAACACCGAATAACACCACAAAAAGAGCAAGGACAGCTTATACGAGCAACCAGCTAGTGGAACTGGAAAAGGAATTTTTCACCTGCAAATATTTATGTAGGCCCAGACGCATTAATTTAGCGAGAGCTCTGAATCTGACCGAACGACAAATTAATATTTGGTTCCAAAACAGGCGTATGAAGTTCAAGAAGGAGCAGAAGAACAAGGGTGGCTCTCCTTCCACTAGTCATCCCAATTCTCCAGACTCGCAACAGAACCCATCGACTAACCTTAGGACCAAATGCAATGGTACTATGAAGATGCCTCCAGTATACTCAGATTACGCCCAAATTAATCAACATATTCCTTATTTGCCAAGACCGAATCAATACATTGGCAGGGGATACAATAATTGGGCCCCAGATTGTTACCCGGAAGCCCCTATATATCCCCAAATGGGAAATCCTCCATACTACCCTGGAAGAAACTATCATGGAAGCTATATTCCGAACAATTCCGCTCAAAATATTGCTCATCTTCAGAATGGATCTAAGGTTCATGTTAAAGAAAAAGATATTTCTTCCCAATTGACATCCCAGGAACAACAAATTCTGAATGCTGGTAATAACAGCAATTGGTTGGATCAAAACTTGAACATCTCATACCCTATACTCAGAGCTGTGACGAGCACTGAAAAAAAGTGCTTGAGCACTAAGCACTCGAAAAAAAAGGGCTTCGAGCACCAAGCACTAAGCACCGATTTTCACAAAAGACtcgcgattactaagcactttgtaaaagtaattcgaaatttcgagcactaa